One genomic region from Natrinema caseinilyticum encodes:
- a CDS encoding multiubiquitin domain-containing protein, which produces MSSEDHHTEDESTENNSRGSENADGSVDGTFEVRVGDTTLSYPDSEQTARTLMEDAGYTDDEISKSVLVAPDDEEDYRPSDTVDLSEPGRERFFVQTRTDGNSDTIA; this is translated from the coding sequence ATGAGTTCAGAGGACCACCACACGGAAGACGAATCGACAGAAAACAACTCTCGCGGCTCAGAGAACGCTGATGGGTCGGTCGATGGTACTTTCGAGGTGCGGGTCGGCGACACCACACTCTCATACCCAGACTCCGAACAGACCGCCCGCACGCTCATGGAAGACGCGGGCTACACCGACGACGAAATCAGCAAGTCAGTTCTCGTAGCCCCCGATGATGAGGAAGACTACCGCCCTAGCGATACGGTCGACCTCAGCGAGCCCGGTCGCGAACGATTCTTCGTCCAGACCCGCACCGACGGGAACTCGGACACCATCGCTTAG
- a CDS encoding TrmB family transcriptional regulator, producing MVGSDSNIAQLKSILRGELGWTQYQAAAYCALVVGGEMQASDVELEADIPNSRVYGVLNKLEDQGRIRQTGMRPKTYDAIHPRDVINDEVNQYRQKSETAKSHLEQAWETERVAGDGSDGTWALNSSRGLINQARSQIEQAESSVRVVDRNLRWMSRDDRETLADLSDGDVDVKVIGSVDAKTTERLADDGVEAYQHEEIVRNFYVIDEQQVVARVARDGTGIAFTDESMATIYIQDFEDTLEEATEVAPIA from the coding sequence ATGGTCGGGTCGGACTCGAATATCGCCCAGCTCAAATCGATTCTTAGGGGGGAACTTGGCTGGACCCAGTACCAGGCTGCTGCTTACTGTGCGCTGGTTGTTGGTGGAGAGATGCAGGCTAGCGACGTCGAACTTGAGGCCGACATCCCGAACTCGCGAGTTTACGGCGTTTTAAACAAGCTTGAGGATCAGGGCCGAATTCGCCAAACGGGGATGCGCCCGAAGACGTACGACGCGATCCACCCAAGAGACGTGATTAACGATGAGGTGAACCAATACCGTCAGAAGTCCGAGACAGCGAAAAGCCACCTCGAACAAGCCTGGGAAACGGAACGAGTTGCTGGTGACGGGAGCGACGGGACGTGGGCACTCAATAGCAGCCGCGGCTTGATCAACCAAGCCCGTAGTCAGATCGAGCAGGCGGAAAGTAGTGTTCGAGTGGTCGATCGAAACCTACGGTGGATGTCGCGGGACGACAGGGAAACCTTAGCAGACCTGTCTGACGGGGATGTCGATGTGAAGGTCATCGGTAGTGTTGACGCTAAAACCACGGAACGACTCGCAGATGATGGGGTAGAGGCGTATCAACACGAGGAAATCGTACGGAACTTCTACGTAATTGACGAACAGCAGGTAGTCGCTCGCGTCGCGCGTGATGGGACTGGAATCGCGTTCACTGACGAAAGCATGGCAACAATTTATATACAAGACTTCGAAGATACACTAGAGGAGGCAACCGAGGTGGCCCCAATTGCGTAG
- a CDS encoding rhodanese-like domain-containing protein, translating into MEAIRPNELEARLESDSRDDLFVLDIRPEETFRADSIETSYNIPVYDDLRRGDDSALRDRLEEVPSETDVIVVCKMGVVAKRATSVLDEEGYDAATLSGGMSGWTGYRTGSIGYKFRSFVWTLRDAVAAVT; encoded by the coding sequence ATGGAAGCTATTCGACCGAACGAGCTCGAAGCGCGCCTCGAGTCGGACTCGAGAGACGACCTCTTCGTCCTCGATATCCGCCCGGAGGAAACCTTTCGGGCGGATTCGATCGAGACGAGTTACAACATCCCCGTCTACGACGACCTGCGACGAGGCGACGACTCCGCATTGCGCGATCGACTCGAAGAGGTCCCGTCGGAGACCGACGTGATCGTGGTGTGTAAGATGGGCGTGGTCGCCAAACGGGCGACCAGCGTGCTCGACGAGGAAGGATACGACGCAGCGACGCTTTCGGGTGGGATGAGCGGCTGGACCGGCTATCGGACGGGGTCGATCGGATACAAGTTCCGGTCGTTCGTCTGGACCCTCCGGGATGCGGTGGCGGCAGTCACGTGA
- a CDS encoding amino acid permease — MSGDPSTIETELDRDIGIVGAISLGVGTMIAAGIFVLSGLAVSNIGAMAIVAFIIAAIVASFTAFAYAEFASIYPESGGGYAYVSNTFDSDLTYIVGWSMILGYPASAAFYLASFSDWFDRFIVPLFSAGLNEALPFWLSGVIILGLLVGLNLKGTEESGQFQIVVTVLKVLLILVFLLGGLQAFDSETIATSFAENADKYRQIGLTSALVFITFFGFEAIATNAEEIEKPGRNVPRAIFFAMGFVTFVYALVVLVVTLAINTPEYLEFLIGTVETVADTAGAESYITENGEIAMGYAASFYLGNIGFYVIIVGALFSMLSAANATVLAGSRVKLAMSRREHLPERFEDLHPAFNTPYWSVLLTGGLIAFFIFFFTVLPQLIFGTTTIHAGFLEFHMGIEAIAHFADFMLLTGLIVVNFAIVRSRQKYPDIDRGFEVPAVPYVPIVAVLANLVLMVNVEPGAFLLGLLAEVVGVVLWVTVIGTTTKETIEQEAPTVVEESYPEDREYQILVPIADPEHTEQLMRTARNVAADKNGEILVLSVVALPEQTPLTEGHEMVDERRAIINEAMNVDVGGGDDDIPVNGIVKIGHHVDDAILHTVTQHGSDAVLMGWRGRPARRRDVVVGSTVDTVVREADCNVLVERIGADGSVDSILLPIAGGPHAKYAAEVARAIAHSTDATITVLQVVEPDDEQNRELAAASLDEIGTILEDVPFETQLVEGADVADTIVDTSSDHDVTIVGATREGLFQQLVFGAIPETVGREADGTVIMAKRNLGITSRLRRLFSRS, encoded by the coding sequence ATGAGCGGAGATCCCTCGACGATCGAGACCGAACTCGACCGGGATATTGGGATCGTTGGCGCAATTTCACTCGGCGTCGGGACGATGATCGCGGCGGGTATTTTCGTTCTCTCGGGCCTCGCGGTCAGCAATATCGGGGCGATGGCCATCGTCGCGTTCATCATCGCGGCGATCGTGGCCTCCTTTACCGCCTTCGCGTACGCCGAGTTCGCCTCGATCTATCCCGAATCAGGTGGTGGCTACGCCTACGTCTCGAACACGTTCGACTCGGACCTGACGTACATCGTCGGCTGGTCGATGATCCTCGGATACCCCGCGTCGGCCGCGTTCTACCTCGCCTCGTTTTCCGACTGGTTCGATCGGTTCATCGTCCCGTTGTTTTCCGCCGGCTTGAACGAGGCGCTCCCGTTCTGGCTCTCGGGAGTTATCATCCTCGGCCTCCTGGTCGGGCTGAACTTGAAAGGAACCGAGGAGTCCGGCCAGTTCCAGATCGTCGTCACCGTATTGAAGGTCCTGCTCATTCTCGTCTTTCTACTCGGTGGCCTCCAGGCGTTCGACTCCGAGACGATCGCAACGTCGTTCGCGGAAAACGCCGACAAATACCGCCAGATCGGCCTGACCAGCGCGCTGGTGTTTATCACCTTCTTCGGCTTCGAGGCCATCGCGACCAACGCCGAGGAAATCGAGAAACCCGGACGGAACGTCCCGCGAGCCATCTTCTTTGCGATGGGGTTCGTCACCTTCGTGTACGCGCTCGTCGTCCTCGTCGTAACGCTCGCGATCAACACTCCCGAGTATCTCGAGTTCCTCATCGGAACCGTCGAGACGGTAGCCGATACCGCCGGCGCAGAGTCGTATATCACAGAAAACGGAGAAATCGCGATGGGGTACGCAGCGTCGTTTTACCTCGGAAACATCGGCTTCTACGTAATCATCGTCGGTGCACTGTTCTCGATGCTATCGGCGGCAAATGCGACCGTTCTCGCCGGGTCGCGCGTGAAGTTGGCGATGAGCCGTCGTGAGCACTTACCCGAACGCTTCGAGGACCTCCATCCGGCGTTCAACACGCCGTACTGGTCAGTGCTGCTCACCGGGGGATTGATCGCGTTCTTCATCTTCTTCTTTACCGTCCTGCCGCAACTGATCTTCGGGACGACGACGATCCACGCCGGGTTCCTCGAGTTCCACATGGGTATCGAGGCGATCGCTCACTTCGCTGACTTCATGCTGTTGACCGGCCTCATCGTCGTGAACTTCGCGATCGTCAGATCCAGACAGAAGTATCCCGATATCGATCGCGGCTTCGAGGTGCCGGCCGTCCCCTACGTCCCGATCGTCGCCGTGCTCGCGAACCTGGTTCTCATGGTCAACGTCGAGCCGGGGGCGTTTCTGCTCGGACTCCTCGCAGAAGTCGTCGGCGTCGTGCTCTGGGTTACGGTTATCGGGACCACGACCAAGGAAACCATCGAACAGGAGGCGCCGACCGTCGTCGAGGAAAGCTATCCCGAGGACCGCGAATACCAGATACTCGTCCCCATCGCAGACCCCGAGCACACTGAACAGCTCATGCGAACCGCCAGGAACGTTGCGGCGGACAAGAACGGGGAAATACTCGTTCTGTCGGTCGTCGCCCTCCCCGAACAGACGCCGCTTACGGAGGGCCACGAGATGGTCGACGAGCGGCGTGCGATCATCAACGAGGCGATGAACGTCGACGTCGGAGGCGGAGACGATGATATCCCGGTTAACGGAATCGTCAAAATCGGCCATCACGTCGACGATGCGATCCTCCACACCGTGACCCAGCACGGCTCGGACGCCGTCTTGATGGGGTGGCGCGGCCGACCCGCTCGGCGCCGTGACGTGGTCGTCGGATCGACAGTCGATACCGTGGTTCGCGAAGCCGACTGTAACGTGCTCGTCGAACGGATCGGTGCCGACGGATCCGTCGACTCGATCCTCCTCCCGATCGCCGGGGGGCCCCACGCGAAATACGCCGCCGAGGTCGCACGCGCCATCGCACACTCGACCGACGCGACCATCACCGTCCTCCAGGTCGTCGAACCCGACGACGAACAGAATCGCGAGTTGGCCGCGGCGTCCTTAGACGAGATCGGAACGATACTCGAGGACGTCCCCTTCGAAACGCAACTCGTCGAGGGCGCGGACGTCGCCGACACGATCGTGGATACCTCGAGCGACCACGACGTGACGATCGTCGGCGCGACTCGCGAAGGACTCTTCCAACAGCTCGTATTCGGCGCGATTCCGGAGACGGTCGGGCGAGAAGCGGACGGGACGGTCATCATGGCGAAACGGAACCTCGGTATTACGTCCCGCCTCCGCCGGCTGTTCTCGCGGTCCTGA
- the fen gene encoding flap endonuclease-1: protein MGNAALRDIAVIEEIPFDDIEGVVAVDAHNWLYRYLTTTVKWTNSDVYTTADGIEVANLVGIVQGLPKFFENDVTPVMVFDGGPSDLKTDEIESRREQRRSYEAQLETAREEGDEVAIAQLESRTQRLTPTIQETSRELLALLDVPIVEAPAEGEAQAAYMAKRGDADYVGSEDYDALLFGAPLTLRQLTSKGNPELMDLEATLDHHDLSLEQLIDAAILIGTDFNDGVSGIGPKTAISAITEHGDLWSVLEDRGEHIEHGDRIRQLFRDPDVIDEYEFDTSLDPDLEAARAYVTEEWDVHADEVERGFERIEESVTQTGLDRWT from the coding sequence ATGGGAAACGCTGCACTTCGGGACATCGCCGTTATCGAGGAGATCCCGTTCGACGACATCGAAGGCGTCGTCGCCGTCGATGCACACAACTGGCTCTATCGGTACCTGACGACGACGGTCAAGTGGACCAACAGCGACGTTTACACGACCGCTGACGGTATCGAGGTCGCGAACCTCGTCGGGATCGTCCAGGGGCTGCCCAAGTTCTTCGAAAACGACGTCACGCCGGTGATGGTCTTCGACGGTGGTCCCTCCGACCTCAAGACCGACGAGATCGAGTCCCGACGCGAACAACGCCGCAGCTACGAAGCACAACTCGAGACCGCACGCGAGGAAGGCGACGAGGTCGCGATCGCCCAACTCGAATCTCGAACCCAGCGGCTGACGCCGACCATACAGGAGACCAGCCGGGAACTCCTCGCGCTGCTCGACGTGCCGATCGTCGAAGCGCCGGCGGAGGGAGAAGCCCAGGCCGCCTACATGGCCAAACGAGGAGACGCGGACTACGTCGGCTCCGAGGACTACGATGCCCTGCTGTTCGGTGCTCCCCTCACCCTCCGCCAACTGACGAGCAAAGGCAATCCCGAACTGATGGATCTCGAGGCCACCCTCGATCACCACGACCTCTCTCTGGAGCAGTTGATCGACGCGGCGATCCTCATCGGGACGGACTTCAACGACGGCGTGTCGGGAATCGGACCGAAAACGGCGATTTCGGCGATCACCGAGCACGGCGACCTCTGGAGCGTCCTCGAGGACCGCGGCGAACACATCGAGCACGGCGATCGGATTCGACAGCTGTTCCGTGATCCCGACGTGATCGACGAGTACGAATTCGACACGTCCCTCGATCCGGATCTCGAGGCAGCCAGAGCCTACGTCACCGAAGAGTGGGACGTCCACGCCGACGAAGTCGAACGCGGCTTCGAGCGGATCGAAGAGAGCGTCACGCAGACCGGATTGGACCGGTGGACGTGA
- a CDS encoding aldehyde ferredoxin oxidoreductase family protein has protein sequence MTELGGFQDRVARIDLSEETVAYESIDEEDAKKYIGARGLGVKYVFDQGPDVDPLEPENLLAFMNGPLSGTQVTMSGRIAVCTKSPLTGTVTDSHHGGWSGARLKWAGFDGLLFEGEAEDPVYAVVEDGEVELRDASHLWGNGFHETRDTIEEEVEGAYGKNLSIMGIGPGGENGVKYACIMNEDDRASGRGGTGCVMGSKNLKAVVVKSTTKMPKPADPETFREGHQQAMQAIQESEVTAPNEGGLSMYGTNVLMNIGEEMDGLPTKNGRYTSTESMREAEGVDIDAERVSGENVRENILVDEPTCHSCPVACKKEVEVTAMHKGEEMNVRTESYEYESAYALGPNSGHTDRDAVALMLDRCNDMGVDTIDTGNMMAMAMEMTEEGKLEGVGELDWGDTETMIDMIERIAHREDEFADLLAEGPRRVADRRDAHENSLAVKGQTIAAYDPRCMKGMGIGYATSNRGACHLRGYTPAAEILGIPEKVDPYEYEGKGELTAQFQDLHAISDSFDICKFNAFAEGIEEYVTQYNGMTGLDVTEEELLEAGERVYNLERYYNNLNGFDGADDSLPERFLEDGIRGQGASEGEYCELEEMKAEYYEHRGWVDGVVPDEKLDELGIDIGPGTGVSGSGGAAVSGDD, from the coding sequence ATGACTGAACTCGGTGGATTCCAGGACAGGGTCGCTCGCATCGACCTCTCTGAGGAGACGGTCGCGTACGAGTCGATCGACGAGGAGGACGCGAAGAAATACATCGGTGCGCGCGGCCTGGGTGTAAAGTACGTCTTCGACCAGGGGCCGGACGTCGATCCGCTCGAGCCCGAGAACCTACTCGCGTTCATGAACGGGCCGTTGTCGGGGACCCAGGTGACGATGAGCGGGCGGATCGCCGTCTGTACGAAGTCGCCACTGACCGGCACCGTTACCGACAGTCACCACGGCGGTTGGTCGGGCGCCCGCCTCAAGTGGGCCGGCTTCGACGGGTTGCTCTTCGAGGGCGAGGCCGAGGACCCAGTTTACGCCGTCGTCGAGGACGGCGAAGTCGAACTGCGGGACGCATCGCACCTCTGGGGGAACGGGTTCCACGAGACGCGCGACACCATCGAAGAGGAAGTCGAGGGGGCCTACGGAAAGAATCTCAGCATCATGGGAATCGGCCCCGGCGGCGAGAACGGCGTCAAGTACGCCTGCATTATGAACGAGGACGACCGCGCCTCGGGCCGAGGCGGCACGGGCTGTGTGATGGGGTCGAAGAACCTCAAGGCAGTCGTCGTCAAGTCGACCACGAAGATGCCCAAACCGGCCGACCCGGAGACGTTCAGGGAAGGCCACCAGCAGGCGATGCAGGCCATCCAGGAATCCGAAGTCACCGCGCCGAACGAGGGCGGACTCTCGATGTACGGGACGAACGTTCTGATGAACATCGGCGAGGAGATGGACGGCCTCCCGACCAAGAACGGTCGATACACGTCGACCGAGAGCATGCGCGAGGCGGAAGGCGTCGACATCGACGCCGAACGCGTCTCCGGAGAAAACGTCCGCGAAAACATTCTCGTCGACGAACCGACGTGTCACTCCTGTCCGGTCGCCTGCAAGAAGGAAGTCGAGGTCACGGCGATGCACAAGGGCGAGGAGATGAACGTCCGCACCGAGTCCTACGAGTACGAATCGGCGTACGCGCTGGGTCCGAACTCCGGCCACACCGACCGCGACGCCGTCGCCCTCATGTTGGACCGCTGTAACGACATGGGCGTCGACACCATCGACACCGGGAACATGATGGCGATGGCCATGGAGATGACCGAAGAGGGCAAACTCGAGGGCGTCGGGGAACTGGACTGGGGCGACACCGAGACGATGATCGACATGATCGAGCGGATCGCCCACCGCGAGGACGAGTTCGCCGATTTGCTGGCCGAGGGACCGCGTCGGGTCGCCGACCGAAGAGATGCACACGAGAACTCGCTGGCGGTCAAGGGCCAGACCATCGCGGCGTACGACCCCCGCTGCATGAAGGGCATGGGAATCGGCTACGCCACCTCGAATCGCGGTGCCTGCCACCTGCGCGGGTACACGCCCGCCGCCGAAATTCTGGGCATTCCCGAGAAGGTCGACCCCTACGAATACGAAGGCAAAGGCGAACTCACCGCCCAGTTCCAGGATCTCCACGCCATCAGCGACTCCTTCGACATCTGCAAGTTCAACGCCTTCGCCGAGGGCATCGAAGAGTACGTCACGCAGTACAACGGGATGACCGGACTCGACGTCACCGAAGAGGAACTCCTCGAGGCCGGGGAACGAGTCTACAACCTGGAACGCTACTACAACAACCTAAACGGCTTCGACGGAGCGGACGACTCCCTGCCCGAGCGCTTCCTCGAGGACGGCATCCGCGGCCAGGGCGCGAGCGAAGGCGAATACTGTGAACTCGAGGAGATGAAAGCGGAATACTACGAGCACCGCGGGTGGGTCGACGGCGTCGTCCCCGACGAGAAACTCGACGAACTCGGGATCGACATCGGCCCCGGAACGGGCGTCAGCGGTAGCGGCGGTGCGGCCGTCTCGGGCGACGACTGA
- a CDS encoding DUF1328 family protein yields the protein MLAFAMPLQTGGGFLYWAIIFFLLAIVAAAVGARGVAGISMEIARIFVLIFIILAVVALLL from the coding sequence ATGCTCGCGTTCGCAATGCCGCTTCAGACGGGTGGTGGATTCCTGTACTGGGCGATCATATTCTTCCTCCTCGCCATCGTCGCCGCCGCGGTCGGTGCCCGGGGGGTCGCCGGAATCTCGATGGAGATCGCGCGGATCTTCGTCCTGATCTTCATCATCCTCGCGGTGGTCGCCTTACTGTTGTGA
- a CDS encoding bacterio-opsin activator domain-containing protein — MDDVDAKRGSDVGDAPGAARALDRVVDPVVAVADGTITFANEAARDAFELGEAGRDAATALGARWTRLATAIDETTVGTARQVDLEGEQGSARIHRGADGATITFDPEPTGTDEAAGSQPGASDRLVKDRALEEAPVGITISDPDREDNPLVYVNEAYETITGYEFDEVVGRNCRFLQGEDSNEDAIAEMAAAIDDERPVTVELKNYRKNGTEFWNEVTIAPVRDQDGSVTNYVGFQNDITARKEAELALERRTAELEYILDRVEGLIQDVTAVIAGSTDRSELEDEVCTRIAEADGYERAWIGERNPATGTIEIRSSAGAEPESGSIATDTDHPAAETLATTDPAVDTADGTARAAFPLSYNAIEYGVLTVLTDRDRTVDDRERVILSALARAVASGINARETSRVLATDAVVAVELELTDRSLAPVALSAAADCRLDYRRSVHHTDDETTALFTATGVSADGLVAAATELSDVDCRVVVERDGECLIKLSGAEDLVGWLSERGARTQAIESEDGRARVTLEIPRSANVRSVVEAVEDRYSGTDVVSFQQRERDRETRQEFAARLEDALTDRQFAALQRAYLGGYFEWPRPTTGEELAQSMGVSRPTFHEHLRTAEAKLCRAFFGDM; from the coding sequence ATGGATGACGTCGACGCGAAACGCGGTAGCGACGTCGGCGACGCTCCCGGTGCGGCGCGTGCTCTCGATCGCGTCGTCGATCCGGTGGTAGCGGTCGCCGATGGGACGATTACGTTCGCCAACGAGGCCGCCAGGGACGCCTTCGAACTCGGCGAGGCCGGCCGCGACGCGGCGACCGCGCTGGGCGCCCGATGGACCCGACTCGCGACGGCCATCGACGAGACGACGGTCGGAACCGCCCGCCAGGTCGACCTCGAGGGGGAACAGGGCAGCGCACGGATCCACCGCGGTGCCGACGGGGCGACGATCACGTTCGACCCAGAACCGACCGGCACCGACGAGGCCGCCGGTTCGCAACCCGGCGCGAGCGATCGCCTGGTAAAAGACCGCGCGCTCGAAGAGGCGCCGGTCGGGATCACGATCTCCGATCCCGATCGCGAAGACAATCCGCTGGTCTACGTCAACGAGGCGTACGAAACGATCACCGGGTACGAATTCGACGAGGTCGTCGGCAGAAACTGTCGGTTTCTACAGGGTGAAGACTCCAACGAGGACGCGATCGCCGAGATGGCGGCCGCGATCGACGACGAGCGGCCCGTCACCGTCGAACTGAAAAACTACCGGAAGAACGGCACCGAATTCTGGAACGAGGTAACGATCGCCCCCGTTCGCGACCAGGACGGCAGCGTGACCAACTACGTCGGGTTCCAGAACGACATCACCGCCCGCAAAGAGGCCGAACTCGCGCTCGAACGACGAACCGCGGAACTGGAGTACATCCTCGATCGCGTCGAGGGCTTGATCCAGGACGTGACTGCCGTCATCGCTGGTTCGACCGACCGCTCCGAACTCGAGGACGAGGTCTGTACCCGAATCGCCGAAGCGGACGGCTACGAGAGGGCCTGGATCGGCGAGCGAAATCCCGCAACCGGGACGATCGAGATCCGCTCGAGCGCGGGAGCCGAACCCGAGAGTGGCAGCATCGCGACCGACACCGACCATCCCGCCGCCGAGACGCTCGCGACGACCGATCCCGCCGTCGATACCGCCGACGGAACGGCTCGCGCCGCGTTTCCGCTGTCCTACAACGCTATCGAATACGGCGTGTTGACCGTTCTGACGGACCGGGATCGAACCGTCGACGATCGGGAACGGGTGATCCTCTCGGCGCTCGCCCGTGCAGTCGCGAGCGGAATCAACGCGCGAGAGACCAGTCGCGTCCTCGCGACCGACGCCGTCGTCGCCGTCGAACTCGAACTCACGGATCGGTCACTCGCGCCGGTCGCCCTCTCAGCAGCGGCCGACTGTCGGCTGGACTATCGCCGTTCGGTGCACCACACCGACGACGAAACGACGGCGCTGTTCACCGCAACCGGTGTGAGCGCCGACGGCCTCGTCGCGGCCGCAACGGAACTCTCGGACGTCGATTGCCGCGTCGTCGTCGAGCGCGACGGGGAGTGTCTCATCAAACTGAGCGGGGCCGAAGACCTCGTCGGCTGGCTCTCCGAGCGCGGGGCGCGTACGCAGGCCATCGAGAGCGAAGACGGCCGGGCCCGCGTCACCCTCGAGATTCCACGATCGGCAAACGTCCGTTCGGTCGTCGAAGCCGTCGAGGACCGCTACTCGGGGACCGACGTCGTCTCGTTCCAGCAGCGCGAGCGCGACCGCGAGACGCGCCAGGAGTTCGCGGCCCGACTCGAGGACGCGCTGACGGACCGTCAGTTCGCCGCGTTACAGCGAGCCTACCTCGGCGGGTACTTCGAGTGGCCGCGGCCGACGACCGGCGAGGAACTCGCCCAATCGATGGGCGTGTCGCGCCCGACCTTCCACGAGCATCTGCGCACGGCCGAGGCGAAACTGTGCCGGGCCTTTTTCGGTGATATGTAG
- a CDS encoding HVO_0649 family zinc finger protein, whose amino-acid sequence MSVHRSPFERLREKFDDSELRCPACGYVDTEGGWRVTTSGGRVQYQFVCPSCDAIETRELRLE is encoded by the coding sequence ATGTCGGTTCACCGGTCACCATTCGAGCGTCTCCGCGAAAAGTTCGACGACTCAGAACTCCGCTGTCCGGCGTGTGGTTACGTCGATACCGAAGGCGGGTGGCGTGTTACCACCTCGGGGGGACGAGTCCAGTACCAGTTCGTCTGTCCGTCCTGCGACGCGATCGAGACCAGGGAGCTCCGTCTCGAGTAA
- a CDS encoding NUDIX hydrolase, with product MPTDPLAWETRERRVAYSCPGFEIVNESVRLPDGTETEFDYLSEPASVCVLPFTPAGDVVCIEEWRQAVSRINRGLPVGGVEPDDDDLEAAARRELAEETGYEAEGLETLVTVEPANGIADTLVHFFVAQGCRPTAEQQLDHNESIRPIELSLEALTDAVADGEIRDGRTVLALSYYQLFDAAYSRSKTE from the coding sequence ATGCCAACCGATCCACTCGCCTGGGAGACCCGCGAGCGCCGGGTAGCCTACAGTTGTCCTGGATTCGAGATCGTTAACGAGTCCGTTCGCCTCCCCGACGGCACGGAAACCGAGTTCGACTACCTCTCGGAACCGGCGAGCGTCTGCGTCCTTCCGTTTACGCCCGCCGGCGACGTCGTCTGCATCGAGGAGTGGCGACAGGCCGTCTCCCGGATCAACCGCGGCCTCCCCGTCGGCGGCGTCGAACCCGACGACGACGACCTCGAGGCCGCGGCTCGCAGGGAACTCGCCGAAGAGACCGGCTACGAGGCCGAGGGGCTCGAGACCCTGGTCACCGTCGAGCCGGCTAACGGAATCGCAGACACGCTCGTGCACTTCTTCGTCGCACAGGGCTGTCGGCCGACCGCCGAACAGCAACTCGACCACAACGAAAGCATCCGACCGATCGAACTGTCGCTCGAAGCGTTGACCGACGCGGTGGCCGACGGCGAGATCCGAGACGGACGGACGGTCCTCGCCCTCTCGTACTATCAGCTGTTCGACGCGGCGTACAGTCGATCGAAAACGGAGTGA
- a CDS encoding PadR family transcriptional regulator codes for MDQLTGFQRDLLYVIAGKDRPSGQEILDDINSYIDQPVTHGRLYPNLDTLVETELVEKGELDRRTNYYALTPKGRRALQRRQEWVDQYVDV; via the coding sequence ATGGATCAGCTAACTGGCTTCCAACGTGATCTGTTGTACGTGATCGCAGGGAAAGACCGTCCGTCCGGACAGGAGATTCTCGACGACATCAATAGCTACATCGACCAGCCGGTTACACACGGCCGGCTGTACCCGAATCTCGACACGCTCGTCGAGACGGAACTCGTCGAAAAAGGAGAGCTCGACCGCCGGACGAACTACTACGCGCTAACGCCGAAGGGCCGACGCGCGCTGCAGCGCCGTCAGGAGTGGGTCGACCAGTACGTCGACGTCTAG
- a CDS encoding twin-arginine translocation signal domain-containing protein, whose product MSDQQRSTRRRVLKLTGAAASTALVAGCGGPGNGDDTDGNGDGNGNGMDEEPTEDNETGMNETNETGNETNETGMNETNETNESE is encoded by the coding sequence ATGTCCGATCAGCAGCGATCGACGCGCAGACGAGTATTGAAACTCACAGGTGCCGCGGCGTCGACTGCCCTCGTTGCCGGTTGTGGCGGCCCAGGCAATGGCGACGATACCGACGGGAACGGTGACGGAAACGGCAATGGGATGGACGAGGAACCGACCGAAGACAACGAGACCGGAATGAACGAGACGAACGAAACGGGCAACGAGACGAACGAGACCGGAATGAACGAGACGAACGAAACGAACGAGAGCGAGTAG
- a CDS encoding PPOX class F420-dependent oxidoreductase: protein MASIPDEFHDLFEKKTFAHVATLTNDGLPHVTPVWIDYDADDGHLLVNTERHRQKARNAEHDSGVGVSMTDPDDPYRHLSVIGEIDEITTEGAREHIDELAQRYMDVDEYPNPIESERVILRIRPDRVL, encoded by the coding sequence ATGGCTTCGATACCAGACGAGTTCCACGATCTGTTCGAGAAAAAGACGTTCGCCCACGTCGCGACGCTGACGAACGACGGGCTCCCCCACGTCACGCCGGTCTGGATAGATTACGATGCGGACGACGGCCATCTACTGGTCAACACCGAGCGGCACCGCCAGAAAGCGCGCAACGCCGAACACGACTCCGGCGTCGGCGTCAGCATGACCGATCCGGACGATCCCTATCGGCACCTCTCCGTGATCGGCGAAATCGACGAGATCACGACCGAGGGCGCTCGAGAGCACATCGACGAACTGGCCCAGCGGTATATGGATGTCGACGAGTACCCGAATCCGATCGAATCGGAGCGCGTCATCCTTCGGATCCGGCCCGATCGGGTGCTGTGA